DNA sequence from the Oncorhynchus nerka isolate Pitt River linkage group LG9b, Oner_Uvic_2.0, whole genome shotgun sequence genome:
gtcgaggcacagatctgggaagggtaccaaagcatttctgcagcattgacactccccaagaacacagtcgcctccatcattcttaaatggaagatgtttggaaacaccaagattCTTTCTTAGACCTGGCCGccaagccaaactgagcaatcaggggagaagggccattGTCAGGGAGCTGACCAAAAACCCAATGGTTatgctgacagagctccagagttcctctgtggagatgggagaaccttccagaaggataaccatctttgcagcactccaccaatcaggcatttactaaagccaatcctcagtaaaatgcacatgacagcccgcttggagtttgccaaaaggcacctaaaggactctcagaccatggcctgaatgccaagcgtcacatctggaggaaacctggcaccatccctacggtgaaacatggtggtggcaacatcatgctgtggggatatttttcagctgcagggactgggagactagtcaggatcgaggaaaatatGAACtgagcaaattacagagagatccttgatgaaaacctgctccagagtgctcaggacctcagactggggcaaaggttcaccttctaacaggacaacgacccgaagcacacagccaagacaatgtaggagcggcttcgggacaagtctctgaatgtccttgagtggcccagccagagccctgacttgaacccgattgaacaacTGTGGAGAGAccggaaaatagctgtgcagcgatactCTCCATCCAGCCtgtcagagcttgagaggatttgcagagaagaagcTCAAGCttcttgtagcatcatacccaagaagagtcgaggctgtaatcgctgctaaaggtgcttcaacaaaatactgagtaaaaggtctgaatacttatgtaaatggcaTATTTTTGTTTTAATACCTTCGCAAAAATAAAatcaaaaacagtttttgctttgtcattatggggcattgtgtgaagattgatgagggggaaaaaaacattttaatccattttagaataagactgtaacgtaacaacgtgcaaaaagtcaaggggtctgaatactttccgaatacattGTATATAAAAGTACCCATTCAAATTAGtgtattcggctatttcagccacaaccattgctgacaggtgtataacattgagcacactgctatgccatctccatagacaaactgaAGCACTCAACATGGCATCATTACAGAAtaccaccttttcaacaagtcagttcatcaaatttcatacaatgacgttctagaccattctgtgattccaactttgtggcaacagttttaggggaggccctttcctgtttcagtatgacaatgcccctgtgcacaatgtgaggtccatacagaaatggtttgtcgagatcggtgtggaagaacttgactggcatgcacacagccctgacctcaaccccattgaacacctttgggatgaattggaacgccgactgcgagccaggcctaatcgcccaacatcagtgtccgaccacactaatgctcttgtggctgaatggaatcgagtccccacagcaatgttccaacatctactggaaagccttcccagaagaggggaggctgttatagcagcaaagagggaaccaactccatattcatgcccatgattttggaataagatgtttgatgagcaggtgtccacatgcttttggtcatgtagtgtacctgcATTAATATAACACTAAATGACCATCTCACAGACCCAGTAACGATGAGTGTCACATGACAAATCATTCCATATCAACTTAGGAGAGTGCTCAGTACAATGCTTCTCCCTAttcagcataccaccctgcatcgcactgctggcttgcttttgATGGTTAACAGGGTGTGGGTCCTGtgcagtccctggatgggagaccagattctgttggaagtggtgttggatggcgagtaggaggcactctttcctctggtctaaaataaaTAGCCCAGTGCAGTGATCAGAGACATTttcctgtgtagggtgccgtctgtcagatgggatgttaaacaggtgtcctaacTTACTGtagtcactaaagatcccatggcacatATCGCAAGAATAGGGGTGTTATgccgctttcaaaacaactggaaactcagaactgggaactcggaaatctccaACTTCTGATTTCAGTGTGTTCAAGGCAGCTGGGAATTCTGAATAAAaacaagctccgactgggaaaagtCATTTGAACGGCCATCCATACTCGGAATTCCAACTCcagaactcgggcctctttctagagctccgactctacgtcctgaagatcactgacgtcatgatttgacctcgtatttttccGAGTTCCCATTTGTCTTGAAAGCGCCATTAACCGCGGTGCGCTGGCTAAATTcctaatctggccctcataccattaTGGCCAACTAATCATCCCCAGCCTCCAAtttctcattcatcccccctcctctcccctgtaactattccccaggtcattgctttaaatgaaaatgtgttctcagtcaacttacctggtaaaataagggtaaaatcAATAACAATTCACGTTTTCCCATCCAATAGGCTGTGATCAGTGGGGTACCGTCCACCCATTTCCAGGTCCCCTCTTATGTCTTTGTCTGTCAGGCCAATCCAGACCTCCTTGTTGGGCCTAGTGAGAAATCTCTGCTCTTCATTGCTGTTTATGATCACcaggtctgctcctctctcaATGCAGTCCTGTCTGCTCTCATCCTATAATTTGTCTTCAGAGGAGAGGTAATACCAACCCGTATGTTTTAGGTCAGACAAGATCTTCTGAAGCCTGACTCTCCCCCTCTATAACTGGTTTCTCTCtgttgtcagtttgttgtagcTGGTCTGTGTCTGGTCTTTCTTCTTCTCCCAGTGTTCTGCAACTCTTCTCTTTCTTTAGTCTGATTGCTTTTTCTTGTGGTAGAAACCCAGTTCTATGATCCCAGCCAGTAGGAGGACACACAGCAACCCCAGACAAACTGCAGCAGCTCTGGGGGGGTCTCCTACTTGAGTAATCAGAACGTAAGGGGTTAGGTCCTGGTCTGCCCTTAGAGGTGGCATCCTCAACGGTTTTGTCGCTTGAGTCCTGAGAGACGATGGCATTTTCAAATATAAATTCAAAATGTTTGCTCACCCCTTTGTTACATAACCGGTCTATATTGGCATTCTTATCCTCTGACATTTCCACGTTCTACCACGGTCTCAAACTACTAATTCCCAGACGATCTGCTAGAGAACCTGTTCAAATATGAACGCTGTGTTGTGTGTAAGGAACATTTTATAGGTGTCTTACCACCAATAGGCGTGCCATATTAGGCAGACAATACAAAACCTTGAACGTGATTGGCTGCCAAATAGATGTGAATATAAGACTTCACAAGAATGAGGATGTGGCTGTGTTTGGGGTCTGGAGGTAGGAGATCTGGAATCGAATCGTCCTCTTTATGTTGATTTTAATAACAAAGAACCAGATTCCTTTATGTGTGTTACCATTGTCCCCTCTATCCAATGTTCTTTTAGACATAACCACTGGCAGACAGGAAACTGTCATTTCAGGAAGACAGTTTAGCCCGTTGAGTACTAGGCCTACTTCTTCTAATCCTCTAGATGTAACATAGGGCCTGCTACAACCTGAGGTGtgctcatttttttttttgtgaccaAAATCTTTATTGACATTTTTCTTCATGCAACAAAGCAATTGAAGAGACACGTCATTCAATAATCAAGACAAAATCCGTCAGATAACAACAAATGAACAATACAAGCAAGCGACCTAGAAATACCAAACTAAAGTAGATCACATCACACTGGCAGGCAGAGTAAGATCCATTACATGCATCACAATAGTAATACACACGAACATGGGGGTATATAGGAGAACATTTCAAGGATCTCTGATGTGGCTATAGGTATTTATTGCATTTTGCATAATATTTCTCCACATGCTtgcaaagtaaaaaaaaaaaataaggcATCGCAGGTTGTTCATGTCCTGTGCTGACAGTACCACATTGCTATATCTTTATCTGATGCTGTGTTAGCTAGACATAGCCAGtgctggaaaaagtacccaatagtcacacttgagtaaaagtacagataccttaatagaaaatgactcaagtgaaagtcacccagtaaaatcctacttcaGTAAAAGTGAAAAAGTATTTTGTTTGAAATATACTTCAgtttcaaaagtaaatgtaattggcaaaatatacttaagtatcaaaagtagaagtaaaagtataaatcatttcaaattccttatattaagcaaaccagacggaatgattttcatgttttttaaatttacttaTAGCCAGGAGAACACTCCAAAAATTTACAAACaaggcatttgtgtttagtgagtccgccagatcagatgcaATAGCGATGACTAGGGAGTTTCTCTTTAAGtgcgtgaattagaccatttttctGTCCTGCAAAAGCATTCAatatgtaacgagtacttttgggtgtcagggaaattgtttaggaatgtagtggagtatcAATAGTAAAAAAATATCAATAGTAAAGTAAAGGACAGAAAAACTAGTAGATACTTTGAAGTATTTTTGCTTAAGTACTTTGCACCACTGGACACAACCACTGGTAGACAGGGAACTGTCTGTTCAGGGAGTCAGTTGAGTTAAGTGCCGACATGTCTGCCTAACCACCAGTTTGTGAACACAAATAGGAAAGAACAGTATTTACATTTCAGAGTCATTTCTTTGAAGCTTCTTATCAAATTTCTAAAACATTTCCATGCTCATATCAAAACTTCATGATACAAAATCAGGGAGCACATCTGGTACATACACATGCAATAAATTATAACACTGTTAAACAACCTTCTCACAGACCCAATTGTAATGATTTGCACATGAAATATCATTCCATATCCACCCCATAACAATCTCAGCACAATCCTCCTCCCCAAATATTGGATTCCCATCACCATTATCAGGTTGCTTTCCCGTCCAATAGGATGTGGTCAGTTTGGTACCGTCCACCCATTTCCAGGTCCCCTCTATGTCTTTGTCAGTCAGGCCAATCCAGATCCTCTTGTTCAGATTAATGAGAAATATCTGCTCCACTTTGCTATTTATGATCACCAGGTCTGCTCCTCTTTCAATGCAGTCCTGTCTGCTCTCATCCCAGGATTTTACCTCAGAGGAGATGTAATACCAAGTGGACTGAAACAGCGTCCAGCCTTTAGGCCCAGCTTGTTTTAGGTCAGAAAAGCGCTCCTGAAGCCTGTCTCTCTCCGACTTCAAATGGTCACTTTCCTTAGCCAGGTTATTGaagctggtctgtagctggtctatCTCCTTGGTCATGGTGTTGaagctggtctgtagctggtctatCTCCTTGGTCATGGTGTTGAAGGTGGTCTGTAGCTGGTCCCTCTCCTTTTTCATGGTGTTGTAgatggtctgtagctggtctgtctCCTTTTTCatggtgttgtaactggtctgtagctggtctctctcattAGTTATGGTGTTGAAGCTGATCTCTAACTGGTCTTTTTTCGTAGACAGGTTGATGTTGCTGACTTTACAATCCTCAAACCCACTGATGATATTCTTGTGGTAGAAACCCAGAGCTACAATCCCAGCCAGTAGGAGGATACACAGCATCCCCAGACAAACTGCAGCAGCTTTGGAGGGTCTCCTACCTGAGTTATCATAACTTGAGGGGTTAGCAACTGGTCTGTCCTTAGAGGTGGCATCCTTCTTGGTCTCTTCTCTTGAGTCCTGAGAGGCGATGGCATATTCATTCTCATTTTTGCTCGCCCCTTTGTTACATAACTGGTCCGTATTGGCATTCTTATCCTCTGACATCTCCATGTTCTACCACGGTCTCAACAACTATTATCAGACGACCGACTACAGAATATGTTCTAGTATGAAGTTGTGTACTGAACATTTTATAGATGTCTTACCACCAATGGGCATGCCATATTAGGCAGACAATACAAAACATTGAATGTGATTGGCTGCTAAATAGGTGTGAATATAAGACTTCACAAGAATCAGGATGTGGCTGTGTTTGGGATCTGCAAATGAATCTTCTTCTTTATGTTTATTTTAACAAAGAAGCAGATTCCTAAATGTGCTAtcgctgtatctctctatctggaGCTGTAACCACTGCTAGACAGGGAACTTCCATTTCAGGAAGTCAGTTGAGTCCAAATGAAATGTCCATACCCCTGCCACCTGTTTGTGAAAGAATATAAAATGGATTGCTTTTTCAAAATGAATTGGTTCTGCAGCAACCAGATTCCTTTGTGTGTTCCCATTGTCCCTCTCCATCTGTTGCTATTTTAGACATAACCACTGGTAGACAGGAAACTGTCATTTCAGGAAGTCAGCTGAGTTTGTTGAGTACTAGGCCTACCTGTTGTAATAATCTAGATGTGACATGGGGCTGCTACAACCCTAGGGGTGTTCATTTGGCATGTTTCGTTGTGCAATAAAGACAAATCAATCAATAATCAAGATACATCAATCAGAAAACAACAAATGAACAATACAAGCAAGCAACCTAAAAAATAGAAACAAACTAAACAACAAACCCAGTTTTTGTTAGATCACATCACATTGGCAGGCAAAGTAAGATCCATTATATGGACCAAGCGGCCAATACCTC
Encoded proteins:
- the LOC115114340 gene encoding C-type lectin domain family 10 member A-like, which produces MEMSEDKNANTDQLCNKGASKNENEYAIASQDSREETKKDATSKDRPVANPSSYDNSGRRPSKAAAVCLGMLCILLLAGIVALGFYHKNIISGFEDCKVSNINLSTKKDQLEISFNTITNERDQLQTSYNTMKKETDQLQTIYNTMKKERDQLQTTFNTMTKEIDQLQTSFNTMTKEIDQLQTSFNNLAKESDHLKSERDRLQERFSDLKQAGPKGWTLFQSTWYYISSEVKSWDESRQDCIERGADLVIINSKVEQIFLINLNKRIWIGLTDKDIEGTWKWVDGTKLTTSYWTGKQPDNGDGNPIFGEEDCAEIVMGWIWNDISCANHYNWVCEKVV